The segment taagtcatttagcagacgctcttatccagagcgacttacagggtTAAAGGAACCACTAGGTGCATCATGATGGTGCTTAAAGCCACAGTAttccccatccctccaccccaccccccgAGCGAGAGAAGGGGTTGCAACCATGGCAACAGCTGTGTCCTGTGAGTGAGCTATTCACTTTCATCTGGATTACATTCTGTAGTGGAGCTGCCCCAGCAGATGAGATTTTGCCTCGCCAACaaggtctgtgtgtatgtgatgcaggccttcccaaactcggtcctgcccCCCTCGTTCATAAAACGGGTGACTGCCTGGGTGTGGAAGTGCGCCGCCCAACCTATCTGGGTTATATAACAGTCTATAAGCGTCAGAGGCACAGGCAAGTCATTCCCCCTCCACGCCTCCACTAAATGTGATCCATCTCTCCTCTGATTCTAATTCACACTTTGAACAGATAATAACCAGAGCATAGGCCCCAGTGTCTGTGACAAGCTGATGAGCCTCGCTCCCAGCCAAACACTAGCTTCCCTCCTGTTTGTGTGGGCTTCCCCGGTatagaaaacaacaacaactctaACGCTACAAGTATGGGCTTCAGTTACTTGTCCACAGCCCGTAGTACTACTAGTAATTCACGTGGACAAAACACCATAACGAACGTTTTCTGCAGTAGATTACCTTTTGGATGtcgatatatatttatatatatatatatatttgccatttagcagacgcttttatccaaagcgacttacagtcatgtgtgcatacattctacgtatgggtggtcccggggatcgaacccactaccactAATCCTTCTGTCCCGTCTGTTTTGTTCTTAAGGAACTATGTTGCACTCAAATGTTTCTAGGATGCACGTTTTGTTCCAGCATGTATTTGACATGTAAAATGTTGCTTCTGTTTCAGACCTGGCCATGAATGACAGGACGTGTGACTGACCAAGGAAGCTTTGACAACACAACTTTAGACTAAAGAAAAATGATGTGTATCCTGGGTGGAACTGACTGTTAGCCTGATAACCATCGCTATGGCGTTTTGCAACGGCAGCCTGCTGGCTAGGTGTGCCCCCCTGATGGAGCTGGAAGAAGAGGAAGGGGTGGTGATTTCACCGCCGCCACCTCCGCCGCCAGGGGTTGGGACTACTAGTCCCCTCATGCCTGTCACCCTGCGTGTGACGCTGGCCGCTATCATGATCTTCATGATCGCCATCGGTTTCCTAGGCAACGCCATCGTGTGTCTGATCGTCTACCAGAAGCCCGCTATGCGTTCTGCCATCAACCTGCTCCTCGCTACGCTGGCATTCTCTGACATCATGCTCTCGCTGCTCTGCATGCCCTTCACCGCCGTCACCGTGGCTACCGCCGACTGGCGCTTCGGGGGAGGGTTCTGCCGTGCTTCCGTCATGCTCTATTGGCTCTTTGTCCTGGAGGGTGTGtccatcctcctcatcatcagcGTAGACCGTTTCCTCATTATCGTTCAGCGGCAGGACAAGCTGACGCCACACCGTGCCAAGCTGCTCATCGGCGCTTCCTGGGCGCTGTCCCTCTGCGTGGCGCTCCCGTCCGTGATCGGCTGGCGGGCGGGTGCGGCGGGTGTGACGGGAATTGGGGGGGCCTGGGCACCACAGTGCGTGCTGGGCTACAGTGAGTCGCTGGCCGACCGCTGCTACACGGTGCTGCTGGCAGTGGCTGTATTCTTTGTGCCGTTCGGCATCATGCTCTACTCCTACCTGTGCATCCTTAACACGGTCCGACGCAACGCCCTGCGCATCCACAACCACACCTCCGACCAGGCCAGCCTCCCAGTCCTCAACCAGGTCAGCAAGCTGGGCCTGACTGGCCTGCAACGTCCCCCGCAGGTCAATGTGGACATGAGCTTCAAGACGCGGGCCTTCACCACCATCCTCATCCTCTTCATCGGCTTCTCTGTGTGCTGGCTGCCCCACACAGTTGTCAGTTTGCTGGCCGTGTTCAGCCGGAGGTTCTACTTCAGCCCTGCCTTCTATCCGGTCAGTGTGGGGGCTCTGTGGCTCAGCTATCTGAAGACTGTGTTTAACCCAGTCATCTACTGCTGGAGGATCAGGAAGTTCCGGGAGGCGTGTCTGGAGTTCATGCCCAAGAGCTGCAGGCTGTGTCCCAGGGTGCCGGGCCGGAGCCACAGGAGGGTGAGACCCAGTAACATCTACGTGTGCAGTGAGACCCAGTCGGCTGTGTGACAGTAACATCTACGTGTGCAGTGAGACCCAGTCGGCTGTGTGACAGTAACATCTACGTGTGCAGTGAGACCCAGTCGGCTGTGTGACAGTAACATC is part of the Oncorhynchus gorbuscha isolate QuinsamMale2020 ecotype Even-year linkage group LG09, OgorEven_v1.0, whole genome shotgun sequence genome and harbors:
- the gpr45 gene encoding high-affinity lysophosphatidic acid receptor isoform X2 codes for the protein MAFCNGSLLARCAPLMELEEEEGVVISPPPPPPPGVGTTSPLMPVTLRVTLAAIMIFMIAIGFLGNAIVCLIVYQKPAMRSAINLLLATLAFSDIMLSLLCMPFTAVTVATADWRFGGGFCRASVMLYWLFVLEGVSILLIISVDRFLIIVQRQDKLTPHRAKLLIGASWALSLCVALPSVIGWRAGAAGVTGIGGAWAPQCVLGYSESLADRCYTVLLAVAVFFVPFGIMLYSYLCILNTVRRNALRIHNHTSDQASLPVLNQVSKLGLTGLQRPPQVNVDMSFKTRAFTTILILFIGFSVCWLPHTVVSLLAVFSRRFYFSPAFYPVSVGALWLSYLKTVFNPVIYCWRIRKFREACLEFMPKSCRLCPRVPGRSHRRVRPSNIYVCSETQSAV
- the gpr45 gene encoding high-affinity lysophosphatidic acid receptor isoform X1; amino-acid sequence: MAFCNGSLLARCAPLMELEEEEGVVISPPPPPPPGVGTTSPLMPVTLRVTLAAIMIFMIAIGFLGNAIVCLIVYQKPAMRSAINLLLATLAFSDIMLSLLCMPFTAVTVATADWRFGGGFCRASVMLYWLFVLEGVSILLIISVDRFLIIVQRQDKLTPHRAKLLIGASWALSLCVALPSVIGWRAGAAGVTGIGGAWAPQCVLGYSESLADRCYTVLLAVAVFFVPFGIMLYSYLCILNTVRRNALRIHNHTSDQASLPVLNQVSKLGLTGLQRPPQVNVDMSFKTRAFTTILILFIGFSVCWLPHTVVSLLAVFSRRFYFSPAFYPVSVGALWLSYLKTVFNPVIYCWRIRKFREACLEFMPKSCRLCPRVPGRSHRRVRPSNIYVCSETQSAV